A genome region from Chryseobacterium sp. G0186 includes the following:
- a CDS encoding LuxR C-terminal-related transcriptional regulator, giving the protein MGKKIHPIDINQFNDYFDKKDGELPANYLDSFDDSIKNAKRFAIAPYFWFIHNATNLRIERTSVNIEQFTPLNKEDWITPGNDFFINLFHPEDRQYIMAAFAFTRDILVKFFTEGKTNVIFNYYGRMIGRNGEYRWILLQSPHQIIINYEVKASIIMIYDLSHFVIKNLPLLSILDFNDNEVQYFKHVDQGLLKIDAEKPTITKREKEVLNLMAQGSNSPEIAEKLFLSYHTVENHKRNLRNKTNTKTSAELIAYTMNHSLLIL; this is encoded by the coding sequence ATGGGAAAAAAAATTCATCCAATCGATATAAATCAATTTAATGATTATTTTGATAAAAAAGATGGAGAGTTACCTGCTAATTATCTTGATTCTTTTGACGATTCAATTAAAAATGCTAAACGCTTTGCTATAGCACCTTATTTTTGGTTTATTCATAATGCTACAAATTTGAGAATTGAAAGAACCAGTGTAAATATTGAACAATTTACTCCTCTTAACAAAGAAGATTGGATTACTCCAGGGAATGATTTTTTTATTAATTTATTTCATCCCGAAGACAGGCAATATATAATGGCGGCATTTGCTTTTACTAGAGATATACTTGTAAAGTTTTTTACGGAAGGGAAAACTAATGTGATATTCAATTATTACGGCAGAATGATAGGTAGAAATGGAGAATATCGTTGGATATTACTGCAATCTCCCCATCAAATTATTATTAATTACGAAGTAAAAGCATCTATAATTATGATTTATGATCTTTCTCATTTCGTTATTAAAAACCTGCCTTTGCTTTCGATATTAGATTTTAATGATAATGAAGTTCAATACTTTAAGCACGTTGATCAGGGGTTACTTAAAATAGATGCTGAAAAGCCCACTATTACAAAACGTGAAAAAGAGGTGCTGAATCTTATGGCGCAAGGTTCAAATAGCCCAGAAATTGCTGAAAAACTTTTTCTATCTTATCATACAGTTGAAAACCATAAACGTAACCTTAGAAATAAAACGAATACTAAAACTTCAGCAGAACTGATTGCGTACACTATGAATCATAGCCTGCTTATACTTTAA
- a CDS encoding helix-turn-helix domain-containing protein, which produces MEKREPDYVKIFSDIISKKKPEKLSTCQYFLEKERLSSLDVIILTRILFYDSETNNKHKSYDDESIAQILEYQKKNKMTNKNTAEVFKVSRNTIAAWKKKIKNN; this is translated from the coding sequence ATGGAAAAGAGAGAACCGGATTATGTGAAAATTTTTTCAGATATTATTTCAAAAAAAAAACCAGAAAAGCTTTCAACTTGTCAATATTTTTTGGAAAAAGAAAGATTGTCATCATTGGATGTTATAATCCTTACCCGTATTTTATTTTATGATTCTGAAACAAATAATAAGCATAAGTCTTATGATGATGAAAGTATAGCTCAAATATTGGAATACCAGAAAAAAAATAAGATGACTAACAAGAATACGGCTGAAGTATTTAAGGTAAGTCGGAATACAATAGCAGCCTGGAAAAAAAAGATAAAAAATAACTGA
- a CDS encoding LuxR C-terminal-related transcriptional regulator — protein MDELEFNNYFDKKVGELTADYFDFFEDSIKNAKRFAIAPYFWLIHNAINWRIERTSKNIEKFTSFRSKDWTNSKNDFFINLFHPEDRQYIMAAIVFSTNLRMQFLREGKTDVVFNHYGRMIDRNGEYRWILLQSPRQIIINYEIKASIVIIYDLSHFVIKNLPLLSIIDFNDNEVQYFKHVDQDLLKIDTEKPTITKREKEVLNLMAQGFNSPEIAEKLFLSYHTVENHKRNLRKKTNTKTSAELIAYTMNHSLLIL, from the coding sequence ATGGATGAACTAGAATTTAATAATTATTTTGATAAAAAAGTAGGTGAGCTGACTGCTGACTATTTTGATTTTTTTGAGGATTCAATTAAGAATGCTAAAAGATTCGCTATAGCGCCCTATTTCTGGCTAATTCATAATGCAATAAATTGGAGAATTGAAAGAACCAGTAAAAATATTGAAAAATTTACTTCATTTAGGAGTAAAGATTGGACTAATTCAAAGAATGATTTTTTTATTAATCTGTTCCATCCGGAAGACAGGCAATATATAATGGCCGCAATTGTTTTTTCTACAAACCTACGAATGCAGTTTCTAAGAGAGGGAAAAACTGATGTGGTGTTCAATCATTATGGAAGAATGATAGACCGAAATGGAGAGTACCGTTGGATATTACTGCAATCTCCGCGTCAAATTATTATTAATTACGAAATAAAAGCATCTATAGTTATTATTTATGATCTTTCCCATTTTGTTATTAAAAATCTGCCTTTACTTTCCATAATAGATTTTAATGATAATGAGGTTCAATACTTTAAACATGTTGATCAGGACTTACTTAAAATAGATACTGAAAAACCCACTATCACAAAACGTGAAAAAGAAGTACTAAATCTTATGGCACAAGGTTTTAATAGTCCGGAAATTGCAGAAAAGCTTTTTCTGTCCTATCATACAGTAGAAAACCATAAGCGTAATCTTAGAAAAAAAACAAATACTAAAACTTCAGCAGAGTTGATTGCTTATACTATGAATCATAGTCTGCTTATACTTTAA
- a CDS encoding PIN domain-containing protein, translating into MPKKLNKCEVPPTYAEKKKEKEFDTLIFIDTNIFLDFYRIRNNVSIKYLNEISQHEDLIIISNQIEMEFKKNRQSAIRESIFETTKKPVIGLSYPAIVSDHESLEKIKNSKKDIETEQSKIKETIEQILKKPSKYDRVYILLEKIFKTPRKINLTRSDEKMFEIRDLASKRFTLGYPPRKKDDNSIGDAINWEWIIDCAIREDKNIIIVTRDGDYGTIDKDDCYLNDWLLEEFKDRVGNTKNIRLTDKLSEAFKWVQIPVTPDMIEEEQKVININNAWDYMTTRRMQEDISNIRTLIDRSSWDSILMDRISNIHLPSWTERLNMEKPELNQHILNPLYAPLEYLYKKPVANSDSRNE; encoded by the coding sequence ATGCCTAAAAAATTAAACAAGTGTGAAGTCCCTCCCACATATGCTGAAAAGAAAAAAGAAAAAGAATTTGACACCTTAATTTTTATTGACACAAATATATTTTTAGATTTCTATCGCATAAGAAATAATGTTTCAATTAAATATCTAAATGAAATTAGTCAACATGAAGATTTGATAATTATTTCTAATCAAATTGAAATGGAATTTAAGAAAAATAGACAAAGTGCTATTCGTGAATCTATTTTTGAAACAACAAAAAAACCCGTAATCGGACTAAGTTATCCAGCTATTGTTAGTGATCATGAATCGCTGGAAAAGATAAAAAACTCTAAAAAAGATATTGAAACTGAGCAATCAAAAATAAAAGAAACTATTGAACAGATATTAAAAAAACCTAGTAAATATGATAGAGTTTATATATTATTAGAAAAAATTTTTAAAACTCCAAGGAAAATTAATCTAACTCGCAGCGATGAGAAAATGTTTGAAATAAGAGATCTTGCTAGTAAAAGATTTACTTTAGGATATCCTCCTCGCAAAAAAGATGATAATTCTATAGGTGATGCTATAAATTGGGAATGGATAATAGATTGTGCAATTAGAGAAGATAAAAACATTATTATTGTTACCCGCGATGGGGATTATGGCACTATCGACAAGGATGATTGTTATTTGAACGATTGGTTATTAGAAGAATTTAAAGATCGTGTTGGAAATACAAAAAATATTAGGTTAACTGATAAACTTTCAGAAGCTTTTAAATGGGTACAAATTCCTGTAACTCCAGATATGATTGAAGAGGAACAAAAAGTAATTAACATAAACAATGCATGGGATTATATGACAACAAGAAGAATGCAAGAAGATATATCAAATATCAGAACATTAATTGATAGAAGTAGCTGGGACTCTATTTTGATGGACCGTATATCCAACATTCATCTGCCATCATGGACAGAACGTTTAAATATGGAAAAACCGGAGTTAAATCAACATATACTTAATCCTTTATATGCTCCTTTAGAATACTTATATAAGAAACCTGTAGCAAACTCTGATTCCAGAAATGAATAA